The Desulfoscipio gibsoniae DSM 7213 genome contains a region encoding:
- a CDS encoding efflux RND transporter periplasmic adaptor subunit yields MKPVAKRRKKMFVLAGIVITLALAVIIMVMMGGIEAETAQVRTGDIIQTVEDTGYVQPATKYDLQALQNAKVIQVSVDTGQIVKKGQALVVLENLDLSMQITDTRSQLNQTTASISATQAAIDRTQLELKNAAGNLERARELYAAGAMTAVDFESARLKVETLEQSIKEQTQLLESARAQESGLNQSLQNLNLKERQLTMQSPVDGLVLNLPAKQEQVVNPGTLLASVAVTGQLEIKADILSDDLGEVSLGQRVKITAPVLGSKILTGEVMEIYPQAEEKQSALGVIQRRVPVIISLHDSANLKPGYEVKVAIETSTRHNVSIIPREAVRTLKDGGREVMVVKDNRVEHRLVKTGIGDRENIESTGGLQAGEILIRDGSLDLKENTRIKG; encoded by the coding sequence ATGAAACCGGTTGCTAAACGAAGAAAAAAAATGTTTGTGCTGGCAGGTATCGTTATAACATTGGCGTTAGCAGTTATAATAATGGTTATGATGGGCGGTATTGAAGCGGAAACGGCACAGGTCAGGACAGGGGATATAATTCAGACTGTGGAAGATACCGGTTATGTTCAGCCCGCCACCAAATACGACTTGCAAGCCCTCCAAAATGCCAAGGTCATTCAGGTATCAGTGGACACCGGCCAGATCGTGAAAAAGGGACAGGCGTTGGTGGTATTGGAGAACTTGGACCTGTCCATGCAAATTACTGATACCCGCTCTCAATTGAACCAAACCACAGCCTCAATTTCTGCCACCCAGGCTGCTATAGACCGTACCCAACTGGAACTTAAAAATGCCGCCGGCAATCTGGAACGTGCTCGGGAATTATATGCAGCCGGGGCTATGACCGCGGTTGATTTTGAATCCGCCCGTTTAAAAGTGGAGACGTTGGAACAAAGCATAAAAGAACAGACACAACTTTTGGAAAGCGCCAGAGCACAGGAGTCGGGATTAAACCAGTCATTGCAGAACCTTAACCTCAAGGAGCGGCAGCTGACAATGCAAAGCCCGGTTGACGGTTTAGTCTTAAATCTGCCGGCCAAACAGGAACAGGTGGTAAACCCGGGCACATTGCTGGCCAGCGTGGCGGTGACTGGCCAACTGGAAATTAAGGCGGATATCTTAAGTGACGACCTGGGTGAGGTAAGCCTGGGTCAGCGAGTGAAAATTACTGCCCCGGTCCTCGGTTCAAAGATACTAACCGGTGAGGTAATGGAAATATATCCCCAGGCTGAAGAAAAACAATCAGCCCTTGGGGTTATCCAAAGACGGGTGCCCGTTATAATCTCACTGCATGACTCAGCCAACCTGAAACCCGGGTACGAGGTAAAAGTGGCCATTGAGACGTCCACCAGGCATAACGTATCAATCATACCCAGGGAAGCCGTGCGCACCTTAAAAGACGGCGGCAGGGAAGTAATGGTGGTTAAAGATAACCGGGTTGAACACAGGCTTGTAAAAACGGGCATCGGGGACAGGGAAAACATTGAAAGTACCGGAGGCCTCCAAGCAGGGGAAATACTTATTCGGGACGGCAGCCTGGATTTAAAGGAAAACACCAGGATTAAGGGATAA